The Agrobacterium cucumeris genome has a segment encoding these proteins:
- a CDS encoding carbohydrate ABC transporter permease, translating to MTDAVTAPRPGQGPQRTPLKSVMLHTALIIASFAMLYPILWMISGSFRPQDELFGSSSLIPSSVDIGGYIRGWTGLQVSFGQFFWNSFFISVLATIGNVVGCSLTAFAFARLRFGGRNFWFALMLGTLMLPYHVVLIPQYILFLEMGWVNTSLPLIVPKYLATDAFFIFLMVQFFRGIPRELDEAAVMDGCSPFRIYWKIMLPLSMPVLATAAIFSFIWTWDDFFGPLIYLNDINTYTVQLGLRSFVDSTGSSDWTSLFAMSNLSLVPVFLFFLFFQRLLIEGIATTGMKR from the coding sequence ATGACTGACGCTGTTACCGCTCCCCGGCCCGGACAAGGCCCGCAACGCACACCGCTGAAATCGGTGATGCTCCACACCGCGCTGATCATTGCTTCCTTTGCGATGCTCTATCCAATTCTGTGGATGATTTCAGGTTCGTTCCGGCCGCAGGATGAGCTGTTCGGTTCTTCCTCGCTCATTCCCTCGTCGGTCGATATCGGCGGTTATATCCGCGGCTGGACCGGGCTGCAGGTGAGTTTCGGGCAGTTTTTCTGGAACTCCTTCTTCATCTCGGTGCTCGCCACCATCGGCAATGTGGTCGGCTGCTCGCTCACCGCCTTCGCTTTTGCAAGGCTGCGGTTCGGTGGGCGCAATTTCTGGTTCGCGCTGATGCTCGGCACCTTGATGTTGCCCTATCATGTCGTGCTCATCCCGCAATATATCCTGTTTCTGGAAATGGGCTGGGTGAACACCTCGCTGCCGCTGATCGTGCCGAAATATCTGGCGACGGATGCCTTCTTCATCTTCCTGATGGTGCAGTTCTTCCGCGGTATCCCGCGTGAACTGGACGAGGCTGCTGTCATGGATGGCTGCTCGCCCTTCCGCATCTACTGGAAGATCATGTTGCCCCTGTCGATGCCGGTGCTGGCGACGGCTGCCATCTTTTCCTTCATCTGGACCTGGGACGATTTCTTCGGTCCGCTGATCTATCTGAACGACATCAACACCTACACCGTGCAGCTCGGCCTCAGATCCTTTGTGGATTCCACCGGCAGCTCGGACTGGACCTCGCTTTTCGCCATGTCCAACCTGTCGCTGGTGCCGGTCTTCCTGTTCTTCCT
- a CDS encoding carbohydrate ABC transporter permease, giving the protein MFDRNIHAYLFLLPWLIGFFGLTLGPALASLYLSFTNYDLLQSPDWVGAANYVRIATDDPKFAAAMQVTFTYVLLSVPLKLIFALLVALAFNRGIKGLTLYRAIFYLPSLLGSSVAIAVLWRQLFASDGLVNMILWQAFGYEGPSWISNPDYSIYTLVILSVWQFGSPMIIFLAGLRQIPQDMYEAAEIDGASKVRQFFRITLPLLTPVIFFNAVIQTIDAFKAFTPAFIISEGTGGPINSTLFYTLYLYQEAFGFFRMGYASALAWILVIIISLFTAFSFLSAKYWVHYDD; this is encoded by the coding sequence ATGTTCGACCGCAATATTCACGCCTACCTGTTTCTCCTGCCCTGGCTGATAGGCTTCTTCGGCCTCACGCTGGGCCCGGCGCTCGCGTCGCTTTACCTGTCTTTCACCAATTATGACCTGTTGCAGTCGCCGGACTGGGTGGGGGCGGCAAACTATGTGCGCATCGCCACCGATGATCCGAAATTTGCAGCGGCCATGCAGGTGACGTTTACCTATGTGCTGCTGTCGGTGCCGCTGAAGCTCATCTTCGCTCTGCTGGTGGCGCTCGCCTTCAATCGCGGCATCAAGGGTTTGACGCTCTACCGGGCGATCTTCTATCTGCCGTCGCTGCTGGGTTCCAGCGTGGCCATTGCCGTGCTCTGGCGCCAGCTTTTCGCCTCTGACGGCCTCGTCAACATGATCCTGTGGCAGGCTTTCGGTTATGAAGGACCAAGCTGGATTTCCAATCCGGATTATTCGATCTACACGCTGGTCATCCTGTCCGTCTGGCAGTTCGGTTCGCCGATGATCATCTTCCTCGCGGGTCTGAGACAAATCCCGCAGGATATGTATGAAGCCGCCGAAATCGACGGAGCAAGCAAGGTGCGGCAGTTCTTCCGCATTACCCTGCCGCTCCTGACACCGGTGATATTCTTCAACGCCGTGATCCAGACGATCGATGCCTTCAAGGCCTTCACGCCCGCCTTCATCATTTCCGAAGGCACCGGCGGGCCGATCAACTCGACGCTGTTCTACACGCTCTACCTCTATCAGGAAGCCTTTGGTTTCTTCCGCATGGGCTATGCCTCGGCGCTTGCCTGGATTTTGGTGATCATCATCTCGCTGTTCACGGCCTTCTCGTTCCTCAGCGCGAAATACTGGGTGCATTACGATGACTGA